In the Mesoplodon densirostris isolate mMesDen1 chromosome 11, mMesDen1 primary haplotype, whole genome shotgun sequence genome, ctcttagaggaaaacataggcagaacactctgtgacataaatcacagcaagatcctttttgacccacctcctagagaaatggaaataaaaacaaaagtaaacaaatgggacttaatgaaacttaaaagcttttgcacagcaaaggaaaccatacacaagacgaaaagacaaccctcagaatgggagaaaatatttgcaaacgaagcaactgacaaaggattaatctccaaaatatacaagcagctcatgtagttcagtatcaaaaaaacaaacagcccaatccaaaaatgggcagaagacctatatagacatttctccaaagaagatatacagattgccttcaaacacatgaaaggatgttcaacatcactaatcatgagagaaatgcaaatcaaaactacaatgaggtatcacctcacaccagtcagaaaggccatcatcaaaaaatctacaaacaataaatgctggagagggtatggagaaaagggaaccctcttgcactgttggtgggaatgtaaattgatacagccgctatggagaacagtatggaggttcctcaaaaaactaaaaatagaactaccatacgacccagcaatcccactactgggcatataccctgagaaaaccataattcagaaagagtcatgtaccacaatgttcattgcagccctatttacaatagccaggacatggaagcaacctaagtgtccatagacagatgaatggataaagaagatgtggtacatatatacaatggaatattactcagccatgaaaagaaacaaaattgagttatttgtagtgaggtggatggacctagagactgtcatacagagtgaagtaagtcagaaagagaaaaacaaatactgtatgctaacacatatacatggaatgtaaaaaaaaagaaaaaaaaatggttctgaagaacctaggggcaggacaggaatgaagacacagacatagagaatggacttgaggaaacggggagtgggaagggtaagctgggacgaagtgagagagtgtcatggacatatatacactaccaaatgtaaaatagatagctagtgggaagcagctgcatagcacagggagatcagcctggtgttttttgtccacctagaggggtgggatagggagggtgggagggagatgccagagggaggagatatggggatgtatgtataggtatagctgattcactttgttatacagtagaaactaagacaccattgtaaagcaattatagtgtaataaagatgttaaaaaaaacagggactgaaaaataaataaataaaattcaaacaaaaatatagaagcAAATAGGGATGAATTTTTATCTTCTCATCTGATGTATAAAAGCAGTAGGAATCCTAAAGGAAAGTGAAACTTTCCTGATCCTTTGACCAATTAAAATTAACCGATTTGTCCTGACACATGCTACACAATGTATGaagcttgaagacattatgctaagtgaaataagccatggTCACCATTCCACAGCTAACCTGATTTTCTATGGCTTCACTAGGGCAGTCACATGGCATTCCTCATTTTACCTGGCTGAGACTTATTTTAATTCTAGATTTATAAAAAAAGTTTTTCACATAATTCTCATAAAAAAGCatacatttattcactcattttagaGAAAACAAATTCACTGACTTATTTTGATAATAGTTATTTAGCAAAAGAATATttactctaaaatataaaattagagtTGACACCCCTCCTTAAAAAGTATTTGCTTCAGCTAAACATCAgcttgaaaatgtaaaatgttaaaaaaaagtaggtGTGTGTAAATAGTGTATGTGTCCTAAACCTAAACGTATCAGAGTTGAAAGGGAATGTGTGTCAAAATAACATTTGAGGTTTGTGAATCTTTGAACTCCTTGTGGTTTTCCTACTGGTCTCTAAAATGGAACTGACTACTGCAGGAGGTTGTTGCAAAGCTCAAGCAGATGGTGTATTTATAAACTTTAAGATGTGAAGCAGTGTATTACAGTTACTTCATCAATTATTTAAGAGGCTCTATTTAATATACTCCACATGAGTTGTCTAATTTAAGTCCGTTTTATTTCCATGCTTACTACTTACAGCTCAAATTTGTGTTTGTATTCTAAAAGTCAACACCCTTTGTTAAAAACCTGTATTTTCTTTGATATAGGTATGATGAGTACCTTCTGAGTCTCAGGATGGTGGGAATTAGCCAGTGGATTGCAGGCATGTTGTGGAAGCTGCTGATGAGATCCCAGCCCTGCAGGCTCTGTTCTTTCAGAAAGATGCTATCAGCTCCAAAATACACACCTTTTCTAGCATCCTTCACCTATACAACTGATAATCAgtcaaatagagaaaataaaaagacagtagAAAAGCTCTATAAATTGTCAGTTGACATCAGGAAAATTCGAAGATTAAAAGGATGGGTACTTCTGGAGGATGAAACCTATGTTGAagaaattgcaaatattttacaaCAGCTAGGTGCCAATGAGACTGCTGTAGCCAGTATCTTGGAACACTGCCCAGAAGCAATTATCTGCAGTCCACCTGCTGTTAACACCCAGAGAGAACTCTGGCAGTCGGTTTGCAAGAACGAGAAAGAGTTAGTTAAGTTAATAGAACAGTTTCCAGAATCTTTCTTTACTGTTAAAGACCAGGAAAACCGGAAGCTGAATGTTCAATTCTTTCAAGAGTTGGGACTCAAAAATGTGGTCATTAGTAGATTTTTGACAACTGCATCTAATATTTTTCACATTCCTATTGAGAAGAATAAGCAAATGATAAAGCTTCTTCAAGAGAGTTATCTAAATTTAGGTGGCTCTGAGGTCAACATGAAAGTTTGGCTACTAAAATTATTAAGCCAAAAcccatttattttgttaaattcttCTGCATCTATAAAGGAAACACTAGAATTTCTCCAGGAGCAGGGTTTTACAAACTTTGAAATTCTCCAACTTCTCTCCAAACTCAAAGGATTTCTGTTTCAACTTTGCCCAAGAAGTATACAGAACAGTATGTCCTTCtctaaaaatgcttttaaatgtaCTGATCATGACCTGAAGCAATTAGTTTTGAAATGTCCTGCCCTTTTATATTATTCTGTTCCAGTTTTGGAAGAGAGAATTCAGGGATTATTGAAAGAAGGAATTTCCATAGCTCAGATAAGAGAGATGCCAAAGGTTCTTGAATTAACGCCACAAATAGTACAGTACAGGGTAAGGAAACTGAATTCCTTAGGCTATAGAATAAAGGATGGATATCTAGCAAATCTAAATGGAACAAAAAAAGAGTTTGAGGCTAACTTTGGTAAAATTCAGGCCAAAAAAGGAAGGCCATTATTTAATCCTGTGGCACCATTAAATGTTGAAGAGTAACTTGCTGACATTGCTTCTTTCTATCAGTGCCGAGTAAAACCGAGTAGCAAAAACTTAAGTGATTCAGGCATATTGTGGGCACCAGTAATTTTAATAACCTACTTAGCTTCTGCGTTGTGTTTAAATGACCTCTAAGTAGAAAATCTCTCAGTAAATTgctatacttaaaaatataaattgcatttattttaaatagtttgtaATTTTGATCTTGA is a window encoding:
- the MTERF2 gene encoding transcription termination factor 2, mitochondrial, whose product is MVGISQWIAGMLWKLLMRSQPCRLCSFRKMLSAPKYTPFLASFTYTTDNQSNRENKKTVEKLYKLSVDIRKIRRLKGWVLLEDETYVEEIANILQQLGANETAVASILEHCPEAIICSPPAVNTQRELWQSVCKNEKELVKLIEQFPESFFTVKDQENRKLNVQFFQELGLKNVVISRFLTTASNIFHIPIEKNKQMIKLLQESYLNLGGSEVNMKVWLLKLLSQNPFILLNSSASIKETLEFLQEQGFTNFEILQLLSKLKGFLFQLCPRSIQNSMSFSKNAFKCTDHDLKQLVLKCPALLYYSVPVLEERIQGLLKEGISIAQIREMPKVLELTPQIVQYRVRKLNSLGYRIKDGYLANLNGTKKEFEANFGKIQAKKGRPLFNPVAPLNVEE